In Anaerolineales bacterium, a genomic segment contains:
- a CDS encoding galactosyldiacylglycerol synthase yields the protein MANIPTKRPHILFLFSDTGGGHRSSTEAIIEALKLDYDDRLTTQMVDIFLDVAPRPLNYAPKWYPYMVRVPEVWAIGYRISDGSHSSKMIVEGAYPYIRRRLRKVINQNAADMIVSVHPLANEPFLHALGKQRPPFITVVTDLVTGHTLWYHPGVDLCLVPTEAAYQRAIQAGMQPGQVKVVGLPVAERFCQPVGDKISLRQQLGWPQNQLLVLLVGGGEGMGPLEKTAEAIAAANLPITLVIVAGRNTALKEQLEARTWPMKTLIYGFVHQMPDFMRAADILVTKAGPSTITEALNAGLPMILYSRLPGQEDGNVDYVISEGVGIWAPKTSYIVSALRAWIAHPRQLELAAEACCQAARPAAAHEIAGLIASQLGIEK from the coding sequence ATGGCTAACATCCCAACCAAACGACCGCATATCTTGTTTTTATTCTCCGATACAGGTGGTGGTCACCGCAGCTCAACTGAAGCCATTATAGAAGCCTTGAAGCTCGATTATGATGATCGCCTGACCACCCAGATGGTGGATATCTTCCTGGACGTGGCTCCACGCCCTCTAAATTATGCCCCAAAGTGGTACCCTTACATGGTGCGGGTGCCCGAGGTTTGGGCGATCGGTTACCGCATCAGCGATGGCAGCCATAGCTCAAAGATGATCGTTGAGGGTGCTTATCCATATATCCGACGCCGACTACGCAAGGTGATCAACCAAAATGCGGCTGATATGATCGTCTCCGTGCACCCGCTGGCAAACGAACCCTTCCTGCACGCCCTTGGTAAACAGCGCCCACCATTCATCACCGTAGTCACTGACCTGGTGACCGGACATACCTTGTGGTACCACCCGGGCGTTGACCTTTGCCTGGTGCCAACGGAGGCAGCTTACCAGCGCGCCATACAGGCTGGCATGCAGCCGGGGCAGGTAAAAGTGGTAGGGCTACCCGTGGCTGAGCGCTTCTGCCAGCCCGTGGGGGATAAAATTAGTCTACGCCAGCAATTAGGCTGGCCGCAAAACCAGCTGCTGGTGCTTTTAGTAGGTGGGGGCGAGGGGATGGGCCCGCTAGAAAAGACCGCGGAAGCGATTGCGGCAGCCAACCTGCCGATCACGCTGGTAATCGTTGCCGGGCGTAATACCGCGCTCAAGGAACAACTGGAAGCGCGGACCTGGCCGATGAAGACCTTGATCTATGGTTTTGTCCACCAAATGCCAGACTTCATGCGTGCGGCTGACATCCTGGTGACTAAAGCTGGCCCGAGCACCATCACTGAAGCACTCAATGCCGGGTTACCGATGATCCTTTACAGCCGCCTACCCGGGCAAGAAGATGGCAATGTCGATTATGTGATCTCCGAAGGCGTGGGGATTTGGGCACCCAAGACCAGCTATATTGTCAGCGCCTTACGGGCATGGATCGCCCACCCCAGGCAGCTGGAACTGGCCGCAGAAGCCTGCTGCCAGGCAGCCCGCCCTGCAGCCGCCCACGAAATTGCCGGCCTCATCGCCAGCCAGCTCGGAATCGAGAAATAA
- a CDS encoding AAA family ATPase — MDIQPAEVAVDEVQEFAKKVITNVEKVIIGKRLTIELVVMAVLCEGHVLIEDAPGTGKTMLARAVAITTGLEFKRLQCTPDLLPNDVTGVSIFNQKNREFEFRPGPVFSNILLADEINRATPRTQSALLEAMGEGQVTVDGVTYPLAKPFFLLATQNPIEFEGTFPLPEAQMDRFLFRISLGYPDLSSEDDMLKRQQLAHPIESLQQTVDVAGLSGLQNRVRQVHVVESVRRYILNLVTSTRQHPALSLGASPRGSLAVYHSAQARAVLQGRDYVIPDDVKAVAVACLAHRMMMSPENALSGETAADVVRELLNKTEVPLMSKEGS, encoded by the coding sequence ACGGTTAACCATTGAGCTGGTGGTGATGGCAGTGCTGTGCGAAGGGCATGTGCTGATCGAAGATGCTCCTGGAACTGGGAAAACCATGCTGGCGCGCGCCGTGGCGATCACCACCGGGTTGGAATTTAAACGGCTGCAGTGCACCCCTGACCTGCTGCCTAACGATGTTACAGGTGTGTCGATTTTTAACCAGAAAAACCGAGAGTTTGAGTTCAGGCCTGGACCCGTGTTCAGTAACATCCTGCTGGCTGATGAGATCAACCGGGCGACACCACGCACACAAAGCGCCCTGCTGGAGGCCATGGGGGAAGGGCAGGTTACCGTGGACGGGGTGACATATCCGCTGGCGAAGCCATTCTTCTTGCTGGCAACCCAGAATCCGATCGAGTTCGAGGGCACCTTCCCTCTGCCGGAAGCGCAGATGGACCGCTTCCTGTTCCGCATTAGCCTGGGCTACCCTGATCTCTCCAGTGAAGACGACATGCTAAAGAGGCAACAGCTGGCCCACCCGATCGAAAGCTTGCAGCAGACCGTTGACGTGGCTGGCCTGTCTGGTTTACAGAATAGGGTGCGCCAGGTGCATGTGGTGGAAAGCGTGCGCCGCTACATCCTGAACCTGGTGACCAGCACCCGTCAGCATCCCGCACTCAGCCTGGGTGCCAGCCCACGCGGCAGCCTGGCAGTGTACCACTCAGCCCAGGCGCGTGCCGTCCTACAAGGGCGTGATTATGTCATCCCAGATGACGTTAAGGCGGTGGCGGTAGCCTGCCTGGCTCATCGTATGATGATGAGCCCAGAGAATGCCCTGTCCGGAGAAACTGCTGCGGATGTGGTGCGAGAGTTGCTGAACAAAACTGAAGTGCCATTGATGAGCAAGGAGGGTAGCTAA
- a CDS encoding glycine C-acetyltransferase, translated as MTDKLQWIQDELQKLKDDGLYNRIRTLSSPQGAWLVVDGKRVLNFCSNNYLGLANDPRIVQAAQEAVKKYGVGPAAVRSIAGTMDLHLELERRLAAFKGVQAAITFQSGFTANMGTIPALVGKDDAVFSDELNHASIIDGCRLSGAKIIRYAHCNPDDLNRVLSEERSNYPKAMVITDGVFSMDGDMAPLDKIYEVVKKYDAILMVDDAHGEGVVGKGGRGIVDHFGLHGKVDVEIGTLSKAFGVVGGVSAGNPVVVEWLRQRGRPFLFSSAMTVPDVAACLAALDILETSTELVDKLWENTRYFKAEMLRLGFDTGLSTTPITPIMLGEAPLAQQFSRELFENGLFAMSIGFPTVPKGKARIRVMISAAHAREDLDKGLEIFALVGRKLGVIQ; from the coding sequence ATGACCGATAAACTGCAATGGATCCAGGATGAGCTTCAAAAACTAAAAGATGACGGTTTGTACAATCGCATCCGCACCCTCAGCTCGCCTCAAGGCGCCTGGTTGGTGGTGGATGGCAAACGCGTGCTGAATTTTTGTTCCAATAATTACCTTGGGCTGGCGAACGACCCGCGCATCGTCCAGGCTGCCCAGGAAGCGGTAAAGAAATACGGGGTCGGTCCGGCTGCCGTGCGCTCCATTGCCGGCACCATGGACCTGCACCTCGAGCTGGAACGCCGCCTGGCTGCATTCAAAGGCGTGCAGGCTGCCATCACCTTCCAGTCGGGCTTTACCGCCAACATGGGCACCATCCCGGCCCTGGTGGGCAAGGATGACGCGGTTTTTTCGGATGAGCTCAACCATGCCAGTATCATTGACGGTTGCCGGCTGAGTGGGGCCAAGATTATCCGCTATGCCCATTGCAATCCTGACGACTTGAACCGGGTGCTGAGCGAAGAGCGCTCCAATTATCCCAAAGCCATGGTCATCACCGATGGTGTCTTCAGCATGGATGGCGACATGGCCCCCCTGGATAAGATCTACGAGGTCGTGAAAAAATATGACGCCATCCTGATGGTGGATGACGCCCACGGCGAAGGCGTGGTTGGGAAAGGCGGGCGCGGCATCGTCGATCATTTTGGCCTGCATGGCAAAGTGGATGTGGAGATTGGCACCCTCTCCAAGGCCTTTGGCGTGGTTGGCGGTGTGTCGGCCGGCAATCCGGTGGTGGTGGAATGGCTGCGCCAGCGTGGGCGCCCATTCCTGTTCTCATCCGCCATGACCGTCCCCGATGTAGCCGCTTGTCTGGCTGCCCTGGATATCCTGGAGACCTCCACCGAGCTGGTGGATAAGCTGTGGGAAAACACCCGTTACTTCAAGGCTGAAATGCTTCGCCTGGGCTTCGACACGGGGCTGAGCACCACCCCCATCACCCCCATCATGTTAGGTGAAGCACCTTTAGCGCAGCAGTTCAGCCGTGAGCTGTTTGAGAATGGCCTGTTTGCCATGTCGATCGGCTTCCCCACCGTGCCTAAAGGCAAAGCCCGCATCCGCGTGATGATCTCCGCCGCTCATGCCCGTGAAGACCTTGACAAGGGGCTGGAAATCTTCGCCCTGGTCGGCCGCAAATTAGGCGTGATTCAATAA
- a CDS encoding site-2 protease family protein, translating into MLNFLPSPSELITYLIILLTAFPVHEFAHAWSADRFGDTTPRANGRLTLNPLAHLDPIGTLMMILVGFGWAKPVPVNPYALQKRSSAAPMLVSLAGPMSNLLMAIIASIPFRVGLVSTHAIKLPTGLLPSLPWFLTTFIYINLLLMLFNLIPLFPLDGEKVLEYFLPPAGVRILDTIRPYSPIILMAILFVLPMIGINLLGTILIPALTSLTRLLIGA; encoded by the coding sequence TTGCTGAATTTCTTGCCTTCCCCATCAGAGCTGATCACATACTTGATAATTCTACTCACCGCATTCCCCGTGCATGAATTTGCCCACGCCTGGTCTGCTGACCGGTTTGGCGATACCACTCCACGGGCAAATGGGCGTCTGACCCTGAACCCATTGGCGCACCTGGACCCCATCGGCACCTTGATGATGATCCTGGTTGGTTTCGGCTGGGCCAAGCCGGTGCCCGTCAACCCGTATGCCTTGCAAAAGCGTTCTTCGGCTGCGCCGATGCTGGTCTCCCTGGCCGGACCAATGTCGAATTTACTGATGGCCATCATCGCCAGCATACCATTTCGCGTGGGTCTGGTATCCACCCACGCTATCAAGCTGCCTACTGGTTTGTTGCCGAGCCTCCCCTGGTTTCTGACCACATTTATTTATATCAATCTATTGCTGATGCTGTTCAACCTGATCCCCTTGTTTCCTCTGGATGGTGAAAAGGTCTTGGAATACTTTTTGCCGCCGGCTGGCGTTCGGATTTTAGATACCATTCGCCCATATAGTCCGATCATCCTGATGGCGATCCTGTTCGTGCTACCCATGATCGGTATCAATCTCTTGGGGACGATCCTCATACCAGCATTAACTTCTCTCACCCGCCTATTGATAGGGGCATAG
- a CDS encoding bifunctional phosphoglucose/phosphomannose isomerase (catalyzes the reversible isomerization of glucose 6-phosphate to fructose 6-phosphate) has translation MDLNNHTLFKKIDSQNYLVEINHLPDQLDEAYQLGLQAELPAWQGIKNVLIAGMGGSAIGADLLIAYAAPICPVPVSLLRNYNLPAWAHGPGTLVVASSHSGNTEETLQAFDQAQQRGCRILAVCTGGKLDEKARQANLPSWIFQHAGQPRAAVGYSFGLLLALLARLGLISDPVVELKATITAMRILQNEVRADIPVASNPAKREAGQLMGRLVLVFGADVLEPVARRWKTQINELAKSWAQFEAVPEADHNALAGLSQPESLLSTSMALFLRAQSYHPHNLLRTELTKQAYMLEGLNTDFIDAQGESPLTQQWTALLFGDYMAYYLAMLYEIDPTPITMLEGFKHKLAGL, from the coding sequence ATGGACCTGAACAATCACACATTATTTAAGAAAATCGACAGCCAGAACTACCTGGTTGAAATTAATCACCTGCCCGACCAGCTTGACGAAGCCTACCAGCTGGGTTTACAAGCAGAGCTACCCGCCTGGCAAGGGATAAAAAACGTGCTCATCGCCGGCATGGGCGGCTCGGCCATTGGGGCTGACCTGCTGATTGCCTACGCAGCACCAATATGCCCGGTGCCCGTCAGCCTGCTGCGCAATTACAACCTGCCAGCCTGGGCGCACGGCCCAGGGACGCTGGTCGTCGCCAGCTCGCACTCGGGCAACACCGAGGAAACCCTGCAAGCGTTCGACCAGGCGCAGCAACGGGGCTGCCGTATCCTGGCAGTATGCACTGGGGGTAAACTTGATGAGAAAGCCAGGCAGGCGAACCTCCCGTCATGGATCTTTCAGCACGCCGGCCAGCCACGCGCCGCGGTGGGTTATTCCTTCGGCCTGCTGCTGGCATTGCTGGCCCGCCTGGGTCTCATCTCAGATCCAGTGGTGGAACTGAAAGCCACAATCACGGCTATGCGCATTCTACAGAACGAAGTTCGGGCTGACATCCCCGTGGCGAGCAACCCAGCCAAGCGTGAAGCCGGCCAGCTAATGGGGCGCCTGGTGCTGGTCTTCGGAGCCGACGTGCTCGAACCAGTGGCCCGCCGCTGGAAGACCCAGATCAACGAGCTGGCCAAGTCCTGGGCCCAGTTTGAGGCAGTGCCGGAGGCGGACCACAACGCCCTGGCTGGGCTGAGCCAACCTGAGAGCCTATTATCCACCAGCATGGCATTGTTCTTGCGGGCACAATCCTATCACCCACACAACCTGCTACGCACTGAGCTGACCAAGCAAGCGTACATGCTCGAAGGCCTAAACACAGATTTCATCGATGCCCAAGGAGAGAGCCCACTGACGCAACAGTGGACAGCACTGCTGTTCGGCGATTACATGGCTTATTACCTGGCCATGCTATACGAGATTGACCCCACGCCGATCACCATGCTGGAGGGGTTTAAGCACAAACTGGCGGGACTCTAG
- a CDS encoding arsenite S-adenosylmethyltransferase — MSEPTAPKETEDIRTAVRQHYGQAAASFQPKTRSSCCGPNEPADLSANKLYPISELETLPEEVTGLSMGCGDPITLASLQPGQTVLDLGSGGGIDCFMAAKKVGETGHVIGVDMTPEMLEKARANQAKMGFSNVEFRLGEIEHLPVADNSVDVIISNCVVNLSPDKPQVFREAFRVLKPAGKFAVSDIVTDGPLPRQVKDSLAAWAGCVAGALDVQEYLSWLGEAGFTSIEVTPVYFDQQTVDEYAKQVNDGSCCGGGARLVIGDGEQAQVIEIAELTDLGDKPLREAIFSAKITAYKPA; from the coding sequence ATGTCAGAACCGACCGCCCCCAAAGAAACTGAAGATATCCGCACCGCTGTGCGCCAACATTATGGCCAGGCTGCGGCCAGTTTTCAACCCAAAACTCGCTCCAGCTGCTGTGGTCCGAATGAGCCAGCCGATCTGTCCGCCAACAAGCTCTATCCAATTTCCGAGCTCGAAACATTACCAGAGGAGGTCACCGGGCTCTCCATGGGCTGTGGTGACCCCATCACCCTGGCCTCTCTACAGCCGGGCCAGACCGTGCTCGATCTCGGCTCAGGTGGCGGCATTGACTGTTTCATGGCGGCTAAAAAGGTCGGTGAGACCGGTCACGTAATCGGAGTGGACATGACACCTGAGATGCTCGAGAAAGCCCGTGCGAACCAGGCCAAAATGGGCTTCTCGAACGTCGAATTTCGCCTGGGTGAGATTGAGCACTTGCCGGTGGCAGATAACAGCGTGGATGTGATCATCTCCAACTGTGTGGTCAACTTGTCGCCCGATAAGCCGCAGGTCTTCCGCGAGGCTTTCCGCGTTTTAAAACCCGCCGGCAAGTTTGCCGTCAGCGATATCGTCACCGATGGACCCCTGCCCAGGCAAGTCAAGGATAGCCTGGCTGCCTGGGCTGGTTGCGTGGCTGGAGCGCTGGATGTGCAGGAATACCTCTCCTGGCTGGGTGAAGCCGGCTTTACCAGCATCGAAGTTACCCCGGTCTACTTTGACCAACAAACCGTGGATGAATACGCGAAGCAGGTTAATGATGGGTCATGCTGTGGAGGTGGTGCACGCCTGGTGATCGGTGATGGTGAGCAGGCTCAGGTGATCGAGATAGCGGAGTTAACCGACCTTGGCGATAAGCCCCTCCGCGAGGCGATATTCAGCGCCAAGATCACTGCCTATAAACCTGCCTGA
- the rsmI gene encoding 16S rRNA (cytidine(1402)-2'-O)-methyltransferase — protein sequence MSTLYLVATPIGNLEDISQRALRILAEVSLIAAEDTRHTAKLLQHYDIATRCISYHEHNKLVRLEGVLEALVQGDVALVSDAGTPALNDPGYELVRAAIQAGHMVSPIPGASAPIAALVASGLPTDAFLYLGYLPRKASERERLLKQITSLPYTLIFLEAPHRVLEALEALQAVLGDRQVAVGRELTKLHEEIFRGSLSEARQHFTERPPRGEFTLVLMGCQVNEEKWNTERLENELQKCLEAGESASKAAAGLAASSGWTRREIYRLLLKKQGKITD from the coding sequence ATGAGCACGCTCTACCTGGTGGCAACCCCGATCGGAAACCTGGAAGACATCAGCCAGCGTGCCTTGCGCATTCTGGCTGAAGTGAGCTTGATTGCCGCGGAAGACACCCGCCACACGGCCAAACTGCTGCAGCACTATGATATTGCCACACGCTGCATCAGTTATCACGAGCATAATAAGCTGGTACGTTTGGAAGGGGTGCTTGAAGCCCTGGTACAGGGAGATGTGGCGCTGGTCTCCGATGCGGGCACACCGGCCCTGAACGACCCGGGTTACGAGCTGGTCCGGGCAGCCATCCAAGCCGGACACATGGTGAGCCCTATCCCTGGAGCGTCTGCACCCATCGCGGCCTTGGTGGCGTCAGGGCTGCCCACGGATGCATTCCTCTACCTGGGCTACCTGCCGCGCAAGGCCAGCGAACGGGAGCGGTTATTAAAGCAGATCACCAGCCTGCCATACACCCTGATCTTCCTGGAAGCCCCTCACCGGGTGTTGGAAGCGCTGGAAGCCTTGCAAGCCGTATTGGGTGATCGGCAGGTGGCAGTTGGTCGTGAGCTGACCAAGCTGCATGAGGAGATTTTCCGCGGCAGCCTGAGTGAAGCTCGCCAGCATTTCACAGAGAGACCTCCGCGAGGAGAATTCACCCTGGTGCTGATGGGATGCCAGGTAAACGAGGAGAAATGGAACACAGAACGCCTGGAGAACGAGCTGCAGAAATGCCTGGAGGCTGGAGAAAGCGCTTCTAAGGCAGCGGCTGGGTTAGCTGCAAGTTCAGGCTGGACACGGCGGGAAATTTATCGGTTGCTGCTCAAAAAACAGGGTAAAATCACGGATTAA
- a CDS encoding DUF951 domain-containing protein, whose amino-acid sequence MLPDLQLDDVLRLRKPHPCGGYEWKVVRLGADIGIECLTCGHRVLLPRRQLARRMKSITPHPELPGTPNG is encoded by the coding sequence ATGCTGCCCGATTTACAGCTGGATGATGTCCTGCGCCTGCGCAAGCCCCACCCCTGCGGTGGCTATGAATGGAAAGTAGTCCGGCTGGGGGCGGATATTGGCATTGAATGCCTGACCTGCGGCCATCGGGTTTTGCTTCCGCGGCGCCAGCTAGCCCGCAGAATGAAATCGATCACCCCACATCCCGAACTCCCTGGCACTCCCAATGGCTAA